One Aegilops tauschii subsp. strangulata cultivar AL8/78 chromosome 7, Aet v6.0, whole genome shotgun sequence genomic window carries:
- the LOC109732179 gene encoding berberine bridge enzyme-like Cyn d 4, translating into MAVARSILVALLAAVCIAISSAAAATSVNTTDFVGCLALHLPPGIVYTQSSESYSSVLEFSIKNLRFVTPATPTPLVIVKATHATHVRVAVRCGAAHGVRVRPRSGGHDYEGLSYRSLDAARSFAVVDLAALRAIRVDVRSRSAWVESGATLGELYYGIANKSARLGFPAGVGPTVGVGGHLSGGGFGLMLRKHGLAADHVVDAIMVDAKGRLLDRAAMGEDHFWAIRGGGGGSFGIVVSWKLLLVRVPATVTVFTVHRPRNQSASDLLTKWQHVAPALPRDIILRVVVQNQDAQFESLYLGRCAGVVATMTKMFPELGVTRRDCIEMSWIESVLYFAFYGTGKPKELLLDRGTKPDRYFKGKSDFVHEPIPRDVWESTWSWFLEDGAGLLILDPFGGRMGRVASSATPFPHRHALYNLQYYGFWWDNTTEASEQHMSWVRGVHREMEPYVSKSPRGAYVNYKDLDLGVNEYGGDGGGTSYETARVWGEAYFKDNFERLAAVKAKVDPSDFFRNEQSIPPLGLPGGNATTQN; encoded by the coding sequence ATGGCCGTAGCTCGGAGCATCCTGGTTGCACTGCTCGCCGCCGTTTGCATTGCCATCTCCTCGGCCGCCGCGGCGACCAGCGTTAACACCACCGACTTCGTAGGCTGTCTCGCCCTCCACCTTCCTCCGGGGATCGTCTACACGCAGTCATCGGAATCCTACTCGTCCGTCCTCGAGTTCTCCATCAAGAACCTCCGGTTCGTCACGCCGGCCACCCCGACGCCCCTCGTCATCGTCAAGGCCACCCACGCCACACACGTCAGGGTTGCCGTGCGCTGCGGCGCGGCGCACGGCGTCCGCGTGCGCCCGCGCAGCGGTGGCCATGACTACGAGGGGCTCTCCTACCGCTCCCTCGACGCGGCGCGCTCTTTCGCCGTCGTCGACCTGGCGGCGCTGCGCGCGATCCGCGTCGACGTCCGGAGCAGGTCGGCGTGGGTCGAGTCCGGAGCCACGCTCGGCGAGCTTTACTACGGCATCGCCAACAAGAGCGCGCGCCTCGGGTTCCCCGCCGGTGTCGGCCCGACGGTGGGCGTCGGCGGGCACCtcagcggcggcggcttcggcctGATGCTACGGAAGCACGGCCTCGCCGCGGATCACGTCGTCGACGCCATCATGGTGGACGCCAAGGGGAGGCTCCTGGACAGGGCTGCCATGGGGGAGGACCACTTCTGGGCCatccggggcggcgggggcgggagCTTCGGCATCGTGGTGTCCTGGAAGCTCCTGCTGGTGCGCGTGCCGGCTACCGTCACCGTGTTCACCGTCCACCGGCCAAGAAACCAATCCGCCAGCGATCTCCTCACCAAGTGGCAGCACGTGGCGCCGGCCCTGCCCCGCGACATCATCCTCCGGGTGGTCGTGCAGAACCAGGACGCGCAGTTCGAGTCCCTGTACCTCGGCAGGTGCGCCGGCGTCGTCGCGACGATGACCAAGATGTTCCCGGAGCTGGGCGTGACGCGGCGAGACTGCATCGAGATGAGCTGGATCGAGTCCGTGCTCTACTTCGCGTTCTACGGCACGGGGAAGCCGAAGGAGCTGCTCCTGGACAGGGGCACCAAGCCGGACAGGTACTTCAAGGGCAAGTCGGACTTCGTGCACGAGCCCATCCCGAGGGACGTGTGGGAGAGCACGTGGAGCTGGTTCCTGGAGGACGGCGCCGGGCTGCTCATCCTCGACCCCTTCGGCGGCAGGATGGGCCGCGTCGCGTCGTCGGCGACGCCGTTCCCGCACCGGCACGCGCTCTACAACCTGCAGTACTACGGCTTCTGGTGGGACAACACGACGGAGGCGTCGGAGCAGCATATGAGCTGGGTCAGGGGGGTGCACCGGGAGATGGAGCCGTACGTATCCAAGAGCCCCAGGGGCGCGTACGTGAACTACAAGGACCTGGACCTCGGCGTCAACGAGTATGGTGGCGACGGCGGTGGGACCAGCTACGAGACGGCGAGAGTTTGGGGCGAGGCGTACTTCAAGGATAACTTcgagaggcttgcggcggtgaaGGCCAAGGTGGACCCCAGTGATTTCTTCAGGAACGAGCAGAGCATTCCTCCTCTTGGATTACCAGGTGGCAATGCCACGACGCAGAATTGA